From a single Silene latifolia isolate original U9 population chromosome 6, ASM4854445v1, whole genome shotgun sequence genomic region:
- the LOC141587478 gene encoding uncharacterized protein LOC141587478: protein MSNLAKLEFAALEISGKNYLPWVLDAEIHLDAKGLGETIKDRNKTCQDKANAMIFLRHHLHEGLKNEYLTIKDPQILWSNLKEMYDHQKTLILPNARYDWMHLRLQDFKSVSEYNSAKFKITSQLKLCGEKVTDMDMLEKTYSTFHANNIVLQTQYREKDFKKYSELISCLLVA from the coding sequence ATGTCAAACCTTGCAAAACTTGAATTTGCGGCCCTTGAAATTTCGGGAAAGAATTATTTACCTTGGGTGTTAGATGCTGAAATACACCTAGATGCAAAAGGGCTTGGTGAGACGATAAAAGATAGAAATAAAACATGTCAAGATAAGGCTAATGCTATGATATTTCTTCGCCATCACCTCCACGAGGGTCTTAAAAACGAATATTTGACTATTAAAGACCCACAAATCCTTTGGAGCAATCTAAAGGAAATGTATGATCACCAGAAAACCCTAATATTGCCAAACGCTCGCTATGATTGGATGCATTTGAGATTGCAAGATTTCAAATCTGTCAGTGAATATAATTCAGCCAAGTTCAAAATTACTTCTCAATTGAAGTTATGTGGCGAGAAAGTCACAGATATGGATATGTTAGAAAAAACATATTCTACTTTTCACGCTAATAATATTGTCCTGCAAACACAATATCGTGAAAAGGACTTTAAGAAATATTCTGAATTAATATCTTGTTTGTTGGTGGCTTAG